The DNA region AAAATTGAATTCCTGTGCCGTATAAGAAGCCTTTGAGGAACGGTATTGGTCTTCATAAAAGGTACATTTTCCAATCAAAATACCAAATAAATTTTCCAAAGTTGTTCCATCTGTTCGATAAACACCATAATCTGTCCTAGATTTTTCATTTCCTGGTCCAATATAATATTTTCTCTTTCCAGTAAGTAAATGAAGCATGTTATCACAGAAATCGTCTGAAATAAAAGTGTGGTATGCCTTCTGACATTCTAAAATTTGTTTGACTTCTTTTGCATAATCAGAAGTAGAAAATACATTGATAATTTGTTGCGGCTGCCCTTCATCATCTATTATTGTGAAGTTTCCACGTAGCTGACCGTATTTCTCCAAACGGTCCAACTGAATCTCCCCTGGCGTCTTATTATCTAGCAACTTTCTATTTCTCTCAATAGCTTTTGCGTAGTCTGTTTGCCCAGCTTCACTATCTGCTTCTGCATCATCTAGGTAGGAAATTCCTCTACGTTTCATGATATTTTTTAGTGCGACATACAATTCATCAACTGTCAATTTTGGGGAAAGTCCCTTTACACGGAGAATATAAGGATTTTCGGACGATAATTCTCCCTTCAACTCCACTTGGTAAGTCGCAAATAAATCTTCCAATCTTTTTATTCTATGTTTCTTCCTCCTCACTAGGCGACGGCTTTTACGAAAATCTCTCCGCTCTGCATTATTAGCTGCATTTGCTGAAGGAAAAATCCGAGAGCTAGCATGAACAACTTCTCCAGTCTGTGCCTCAATGATTCCAACCCCAACAGAAGCTATACCAATATCTAATCCTAAAATTTTACCGTTTGACATATAGCACCTACCTTCTTTTTGTATATCTCATAATTATTTTACAACTTTTATAGAGTATTTTCGATATCTATATTAGGTTTTTTATCTCTCAGAGGTGATTTTTTTTGCCTTCCATGTTAAACTATAAATGCTATATCAACTAGAAAGAACCAACCTATGATGATTACCAAAGAATTTGATACTATCGCTGCTATTTCTACCCCACTAGGTGAGGGAGCCATCGGTATTGTTCGCCTGTCTGGAACAGATGCTTTTACGATTGCAAGCAAGGTTTTTAAAGGTAAGGATCTGGCGACAGTTCCTAGCCACACGTTAAACTATGGGCATATTATTGATCCAGCCAATGGTCAGGTACTAGACGAAGTTATGCTTGGAGTCATGCGTTCGCCACGTACCTTTACACGTGAAGATGTCATTGAAATCAATACCCATGGTGGAATTGCTATAACAAACGAAATCCTTCAACTCCTCATTCGACAAGGAGCTAGAATGGCTGAACCGGGTGAATTTACCAAGAGAGCCTTCCTAAATGGTCGAGTTGATTTAACACAAGCAGAAGCTGTCATGGACGTGATTCGAGCCAAAACTGACAAGGCTATGTACAATGCAGTTCGCCAGTTGGATGGCTCGCTCTCTCAACTTATCAACGATACTCGTCAAGAAATTCTAAATACCTTGGCTCAAGTCGAGGTGAATATTGACTATCCTGAGTATGATGATGTTGAAGAAGCAACTACAGAGCTAATCCGTGAAAAGACTCTCCAATTCCAGATGCTGTTGGAGCAACTTCTCAGTACTGCCCGTCGGGGAAAAATTTTACGCGAAGGAATTGCTACTGCTATTATTGGCCGACCCAATGTTGGTAAATCTAGTCTACTCAACAATCTCCTGCGCGAAGAAAAAGCCATCGTAACCAATATCGAAGGAACAACGCGTGACATCATCGAGGAATATGTGAATATCAACGGTGTTCCCCTCAAGCTAATTGACACAGCAGGTATCCGTGAAACAGATGACATTGTTGAACGAATTGGAGTCGAACGTTCCAAAAAAGCCCTTGAAGAAGCCGACCTCATCCTCCTTGTTCTTAATGCAGCCGAGCCGCTCACCGAGCAAGATAGAAAGCTGTTAGCCATCTCTAACCTAGCTAATCGCATCATTCTGCTCAACAAGACAGATCTAGAGGAAAAAATCGAAGCAGATCAATTACCAAATGATGTCATTCGCATCTCGGTTTTAAAGAATCAGAATATCACTCAAATCGAAGAAAAAATCAACCAGCTCTTCTTTGAAAATGCAGGTTTGGTGGAACAAGATGCCACTTATCTATCTAATTCTCGCCACATTTCCCTCATAGAACAGGCTGTTCAAAGCCTACAAGCTGTCAACGATGGATTAGAGATGGGAATGCCTGTTGACCTACTGCAAGTTGATTTAACCCGTTGTTGGCAAATTTTAGGAGAAATTACAGGTGATGCTGCTCCGGATGAACTCATCACCCAACTCTTTAGTCAATTCTGCCTCGGAAAATAAAAAGTATCACATCACTTTTAATTGATCAATAGCCAATTAAAGCCATTAGATATTTAAAAAAACAGAGACCGTTAGAAATCATCGAGTAGATCCATTTTCAATAACCAACCTCCCCCATCCATGAAAAAATAAGCAAGCCATCAACTTGCTTATTTTTCTTTTCATCAGCTATCTTAGTTTCCTTTATTCCTTATCCCCTAAATCAACACTTGGTACTGTAGTTGTAGCATCATTGCTTGCTTGAAATAGTTCAACTTTTTTATAACCAAATATATTGGCATAGATCGAAGTTGGAAAACGTCTGATTTTTTTATTATACGTTGTTGCTACTGCATTATAATCCTTACGAGCTACCAAGAGTCGATTTTCTGTCCCTTCAAGCTCAGTAATTAAATTAGATACCTGCTGATTGGCAGTTAGTTGCGGATAGTTTTCCGCCACCACCAAAAGTCTTGATACAGCGGAATCCAACTGACCTTGAGCCTGATTGTATTCTGCTGATCCCTGTTTACTGGAACCAATTTTGGCCCGAGCATCTGCAATGGCTATAAAAATCTTTTCTTCATGTTTCATGGCTCCTTTAACAGCAGAAACCACATTGGGAATCAAATCATACCGCCGTTGCAATTGGGTATTCACATTTGCTTGGGCATTTTCTACCTCTGCATAACTATCTACCAGACCATTGTACTGTCCGATCGCTCCCATTCCCAAAAATAGCAAAGCTAAAACTGGAATAAGGATAATCAACCATTTTTTATTCATTTCAAACCCTCTCATTATCATTCATACATCCGTCAGCTATTGACTTGATTTTGCTAATATGTTTCATACCAAGTGGTGTGTACCAAATAGAACTACCAGCCTGAGGAAGCGCCGCCACCGCCACCACCCCCTCCAGACCAGCCTCCTCCGAAGTCAGAGGATGATGAGCTAGAAGAGTGATTATTTCTATAATGCTGATGGTCATTTACTAACATCCAAAGGAGACTTCCAGTTCCACCACCACCACGGCCAGATTTATCTATGACAAACAAAATGATGGCCACGAAAATGACAACTAGAAAGATGCTAAAGCCATCGCCCTCCGAGCTATTGTGTTTCTCCAAAGCTGCTAGTTGATTTTTAGCGTCACTCGTTCCATAAAATCGATCACCGATGGACTGAACAATATAGGACACCCCACCGTTATAATCTTTCTGACGAAAAAATTCCCTAGCATTGTCCAGAATCTTCTTTGCCACAATATCTGGCAAAACTATAGCGGCATTGTCTGATGTCTCTATACGAAATGCCCTATCAGCTATAGCAATAACCAGCAAAATGCCATTGTTTGTCCCAGAAAATCCAATCTGCCAACGTCGAAAGGTTTCATTAGCTAAACTTTCAATATCACTTGACAGCTGCTCTTTCATATAGACACCAACCTGCAAGCGTTGTTCGGTTGCCGCCCAACTTCGATTGAGTTGATCAATCGTTGCGATGGTTTCTGTAGACAGTAGTTTTGTCTCATCAACTACTGTAGTATCAATCGGTTTTTCAGGAATCAGATCGGCACTGACCAACTTGGGAGCAAAAGAAAAGCTTATAATCAAGATTATTAAATAACCGATAATATTATTTTTCCATTTTCTCATCAGAACACCTCCTTCGATGAACAAAGATAAGAAAAAATCTATTAACAATATACATACAATTATATCATATTATTTGTTTTTTAACAACATCTTTACAATTTTTTAAAAGCAATCTACTCTAGCCCTACCTGCCAGCGATGTAGCAATGGCTAAGTAACAAAGACAGTCTTTTTAATCCAGTTAATCAAAATAATCTAAAACAATGTAAAACGTTTGATAAAAAGCCAAAAACCTTTCCTATCAATTCTATAACAATACACAGTTTTCAAAAAAGACGGGCGAACCCGTCTATGTCGTTTACTTGATTAACTCATAAATAGCTTCTGCATAAATAGCAGCCGCACGATAGAGTTGCTCTACTTCGATAAACTCATTGGCTTGATGCATCGTGTTCACATCACCAGGGAACATAGCACCGTAGGCAACACCACGTTTGAGCAAGCGTCCAAATGTTCCACCACCGATAACTTGTTCGTAACCTTTTAGTCCTGTATGTTTTTCATAGACAGATAGGAGGGTCGCAACCATTGGATCATCAATCGGGCAATAGTGTGGTGTATGTCCCTGCTCAGAAAGGCTAACAGCCTCTACCCCTAGTTTTTCCAAACCAGCCTTAATGGTTTCAGGATTGGTATTTTTAGGATAACGGAAATTGAGGGCAATGGTATTGTCAGATGAAGCCTCATCAAACTTGAAAACACCCGCATTCATGGAAAGAGCACCCATTTGCTCATCGGAAATAGCTACACCAAGTTTCTTTGCTTCATGATCTTCTAGAAGAGTATCACCTGCCAATTCCAGATAAGCTTTCGCAGCTCCATCAAAGGCAAACTGTCCGAGGAACTTAGCCAAATAAGTTGCTCCGTTGACACCTTCTTCTGGGGTTGAACCGTGGGCTGATTTTCCGATGACAGTTACTTGCACCCTGCCGTTATCAAGAGCTTCTGCGTCAGCTTTTAGACCGTATTCTTCTACAAAAGCTGCAAGTTTACTATCTAAATCGGTCAAGTCTCCAGAAATAATAGCTGTTGCAGACTCAGGCACCATATTCTCACGTAAACCGCCTGCAAAGCTATGCAATCTAGCAGCTCCGCTATTTTCTCCAGTAAAATGCAGATAAGCTGTGATGTTCCCTTTCTCACCATTGATAATCGGAAACTCAGCATCAGGTGAGAATCCAAAGTCTGGCAAAGGCAGTCCCACATGCTCAAAGTAATAATCCATGTCCGCCCAACCTGACTCTTCATCAGTACCCACAATAAAACGAACTTTCTTAGAAGTTGGCAAACCTAATTCTTTGATGATTTTCAAACCATAATAGCAAGCCATGGTCGGCCCCTTATCATCAGAAGAACCGCGGGCAAAGAGTTTTCCATCAATAATTTGAGGTTCGTAAGGGTCTGTATCCCAACCACTACCAGCAGGTACCACATCTAAGTGTCCAAAGATTCCGAGAACTTCATCTCCTTCACCAAATTCAAAATGCCCTGCATAATTGTCTACATTCGTTGTTGGATAACCATCACGGTCTGCAATTTCAAGGAATTTATTCAAGGCATGAACTGGGCCAGGACCAAATGGATGTTTTGCATCTGCTTGACTATCGTCACGCTCAGAATTGATGCGCAAAAGATCAAACAAGTCTGCCATAAACTCGTCTTTTCGTTTGTCTACTTCTGTTCTAAAATTCACTGTCATGATTTCTCCTTTTAGTATTAAAGTAAGTCCATTCTATCATAATTGAAAGAGATTTCATAGAAAAAGCAAAGATGAGGTTGCTAAGCACCTCAACCTCTATCTTTTTATGGATAAATTGGCAAGATAGTCTGTGCCAAATTGTGTCAAGCGATTACGACTATCTTTGGATTCATAGAAATCAATCATAGCAAAACCTGCCTTGAGTTGACCACCTATTTGCTCCTCCAGTGTGTGACTAAATTCATAGCCATATTTGGGATTAATCGCCAGTTCGCCTGCCGCCTCCAATCTTCGTGAGTTGAAAGGTAAGCTATATTTAGGCTCTAAAGGTTTGTCTAGGTCATCCCATACATCATCACCATCAAACACATAGATCCATGGATTCATATAACCGACCATCAGCAAACCACCTTTTTTCAAGACTCTATAGGACTCCTGCCACATATTTGTTAAATCTTCAATGTAGACGTTAGACACTGGGCAGAAAATAATATCAAAACTCTCATCTTCAAAAGGAAAGGGATTCGTCATATCTGCTTGGACCGCTTGTAAATCTATATTTTCTCGCTCTGCAACTAGCCTATCTTTGGCTAACTGCTCTTGTGAAAAGTCCATAATCGTTGTGTTATAGCCATGCGCAGCAAAAATAGGTCCCTGTTGTCCACCACCACAGGCCAACCCCAATAGCTTTTTACCTCGGGCTTTTTCAAACCATTCTAGCGGTACCATTTTCCCAACTGTTAAAGAAACTTCTAAGAAACTGTTTTTTACTCTTAGGAACTCTTCATGACTAATAGGTACTGTGTAGCTGTTTCCTTGCTTACTAGAAATCCGATCCCAACGGTCTTGGTTGTAACTTACGTAATCACTCATCTTATGTTCTTCTAACGAAGTTTGAGCAAATACAACCTCATCTTTTTTATTATTCATTTATTTTACATTCCTTACTATGCTTATTATAGCATTCGCTAGCAAAAAAGCCACCTTCCCGTGACTTTCTCTGCTAGGTTAATACATTAAAATCCCAAATATCGTCCACCCAATCTTGATAAAAGTCAGGTTCATGACAAACCATGAGGATAGATCCTTTGTAATCCTGAAGAGCCCGTTTGAGTTCGTCCTTGGCATCCACATCTAGGTGGTTGGTCGGCTCATCAAGGACTAGGACATTGTTTTCTCGGTTCATCAACAGGCAAAAGCGAACCTTAGCCTGCTCACCACCTGAAAGAACTTGAATTTGACTTTCGATATGCTTAGAGGTCAGACCGCAACGGGCGAGAGCCGCACGAACTTCTGCCTGATTGAGAGCTGGGAAGGCATCCCAGACAGCTTCCAACGGTGTCTGTCGGTTTCCTCCTGCTACTTCTTGTTCAAAATAGCCAAGTTCAAGGTACTCACCGCGCTCAACTGAACCACCTAGTGGTGAGATAATTCCCAGTAAACTCTTGAGAAGAGTGGATTTCCCGATACCATTGGCACCAATAATAGCAATCTTCTGATTGCGTTCAAAGGTCAAATTGAGCGGCTTGCTATTTAGGACACGATCATAGCCGATTGCCAAATCTGTCGTCTGGAAAATAAAGCGACTTGGTGTACGAGCCATCTTGAAATCAAAGTTTGGTTTCGGTTTTTCAGCTTGAAGCTCGATGATCTCCATCTTGTCCAATTTCTTCTGACGAGACATGGCCATATTCCGAGTTGCAACACGAGCCTTGTTTCGATTTACAAAGTCTTGTAAGTCTGCAATTTCTTTTTGTTGACGTTCATAGGCAGCTTCCAACTGAGCTCGTTTCATCGCATGAACTTCTTGAAATTGGTAGTAATCCCCTGTATAACGAGTCAGGAGTTGATTTTCAACATGGTAGACAATGTTAATCACATCATTCAAGAATGGAATATCATGTGAAATCAAGACAAAGGCATTTTCATAGTTTTGCAAGTAACGCTTGAGCCAGTCGATGTGCTCTGCATCCAGATAGTTAGTCGGCTCATCAAGCAGCAAGATGTCCGGTTTTTCCAAAAGCAACTTCGCTAGAAGAACCTTGGTTCGTTGTCCACCAGACAACTCAGTCACATCTGTATCCATACCATAATCCATCACACCAAGAGCACGCGCCACCTCATCAATTTTAGCATCCAAAATATAAAAGTCACGACTTTCCAAACGGTCTTGCAATTCACCTACCTCTTCCATGAGGTCATCTATATCTGCTCCTTCTTCTGCCATGGATAGATAAATATCATTGATACGGGCTTCTGTCTTAAATAGTTCATCAAAGGCAGTTCGCAAAACATCACGGACCGTTTGTCCTTTCTCCAATTTAGCGTGTTGATCCAAGTAACCCGCTGTCACGTAGCGAGACCATTCCACCTTACCTTCATCTGGTTGCAGCTGTCCTGTCACGATGGACATAAAGGTTGATTTCCCTTCTCCATTGGCACCGACAAGTCCAATATGCTCTCCCTTTAACAGACGGAAGGATACATTTTCAAAAATTGCTCGATCACCAAAACCGTGACTCAAATTCTTCACTTCTAAAATACTCATTTTATCTCCTCTAAAACACCAAAGAACTGGAGTCTAAGACTCCAGTTTAATTCTATGTTACTCAATGAAAAGCAGTAACGAGCCAATACATTCGTATATCAAAACAAGTTGACAGATTCAGCTATCAATTCTTGACAAACATTAGTCCAAGCCAATTTCTGCACGCACCACATCTGCAATTGTATTAACATAGTAATCAACCTCGGCATCCGTTGGTGCTTCTGCCATGACTCGCAAGAGTGGCTCAGTACCACTCGGACGGACTAAAATGCGTCCATTTCCTGCCATTTCAGCTTCCATTTTCTCAATAATAGCTGCAATAGCAGGCACTTCCATCGACTTATCCTTCATGCTATTTTCCACACGGATATTGACTAATTTTTGTGGATAGATAGTTACTTCTGCTGCTAATTCTGACAATGTTTTGCCTGTTTCTTGCATAATTTTTGTTAATTGCACAGCGGTTAGCTGTCCGTCACCTGTGGTGTTGTAATCCATAAGGATGACATGTCCCGACTGCTCACCACCAACATTGTAACCTTCCTTACGCATTTCTTCTACCACATAACGGTCGCCAACTGCGGTCACAGCTTTTTCAATCCCTTCACGATCTAAAGCCTTATGGAAACCAAGATTGGACATGACCGTTGTCACAATCGTATTTTTAGCCAAAAGCCCTCTATCAGCAAGGTACTTGCCAATGATATACATGATGCGATCGCCATCTACTAGATCTCCATTCTCATCAACTGCAATCAAACGGTCACTATCTCCGTCAAAGGCAAGACCGATTCGACTTCCCGTTTCCCTGACTAATTTTTGAAGCTGCTCCGGATGTGTTGAACCGACACCTTCGTTAATGTTGAGTCCATCTGGATTTTCAGCCATGACAGTTAAATCTGCGCCCAAGTCTGCAAAAACCTGACGAGCAGAGGTTGAGGCAGCACCATTTGCCGTATCAAGTGCAACCTTCATTCCTTCCAATTCTATACCCGCTGATACAAGGAATTGTTGATACTTGCGCAAACCTTCTGGGTATTCTACTACATCCCCTAACCCTTGAGCAGATGGGCGTGGAAGAGTATCTTCTTCTGCATCAAGAAGCCCTTCAATCTCCGCTTCCAAAGCATCATCCAATTTGAAACCATCACTGGCAAAAAACTTAATGCCATTATCCTGAGCTGGATTGTGGCTGGCAGAAATCATAACTCCTGCACTGGCTTTCTCTGTTTTTACCAAGTGGGCAACACCTGGTGTTGCCAAAACACCCAACCTATAAACATGAATTCCTACTGATAGGAGACCGGCAATCAAAGCAGCTTCCAACATCTGCCCTGAAATCCGTGTATCACGCGCTACAAAAACGCGAGGGACTTCCGTCTCATGCTGGCTAAGTACATAACCACCGAAACGTCCTAATTTAAACGCCAATTCCGGCGTTAATTCAATGTTCGCTTCTCCTCGAACACCATCTGTACCAAAATATTTACCCATCTTATTTCTTAACCCCTTATTTTGTTTTTGTAAGTGCAACTTGCATATTAACTTCTGTTTGTGAAAGAACAACCGGCAAGACATTACCATCTGCATCAACTGCGCGCAACTTAGCAACCCCACTATAGTCCTCAGACAAGTTGCTAACATCCATGGCTACGGCTTCAATACGGTCAATCTTAGCCATGGTCTCCTCATCAGTCGTCACCTTGACCGTATCTAAATTAACAGAAACCTTGGACAGACTATAGCCTTCTGCCAACTGATTGCTGTAGACTCGTCCTTCAACTGGAAAAGCCTTGCTCACTCGTTTACCAATCTTGACAGTGATGGTATCAGGCGCTAAAGTCGCACTCACTCCTGCTGGCAAATTGGCTAATTGGAGTTTAACTGTCTGCGTTCCAGCGCTTACCTTCTTTAGATTTGCAATAACTTGAAAAGTTCGAGTCAATTCTGCAGATTCTCGCTGCAACAGAACGCGATTGGAGCCACGCAACTCAACTGCTACTGTTGATGAAAAGCCTGAAATAAAATACTTGCTCGTATCGTAATCTATCTCAATCGGCACGTTATTCAAGGTATGCACATAGGTTTCTGATTCTTTATTTTTTGCTGATGATTCTGATGTTTTATAGTTGGTAGTTGTTGCATAGAAAAAGAGCAACAAAGCTAGAAAAACTGATAAGACTAAGTGGCCGACCGCCTTAAATTTATCGTGCATGTTTGCTTCCTCCCAATCGTTTCCAAATAGGCTGTTTGTCTGCATGTTCAGAAATAAAAGTGGAGCGCAATTCAGCTTCAAATTCTTCAAGCGTCAAATCATGCTTGAAGACTCCATTGTGAGCAATTGAGATGCTCCCTGTCTCTTCCGAAACGATAAAGACAAAGGCATCTGAGACTTCAGACAAGCCGATAGCTGCACGATGGCGAGTACCAAACTCCTTTGAGATTCCTGCACTTTCTGACAACGGCAAATAGGCACAAGCAACTGCTACCTTATCTTCTTTAACGATAACAGCACCATCGTGAAGCGGTGTATTGGGAATGAAAATGTTAATCAGTAATTCCCGTGACACATCCGCATTTAGAGGGATTCCTGTCGCCCTGTATTCTTGCAAGGTTCGTGCTCGTTCAACTGCTACAAGTGCTCCGATTTTCCGCGGTGACATATAGGCCACCGACTTGAGAATGGCATCAATTAACTTCTCTTCTGCACTCACAGTATTTGCGGTAAAAATCTGAGTTGTACGGCCAAGCTTTTCCAACATAGCGCGCAACTCTGGTGCAAAAATAACAACTGCCGCAATAACTCCGTAAGTTATGACTTGATTCATCAACCAAGCAATAGTCTGCAAGCCAAATAAACTAGCCACAATCTGAGCAATGATAAACAGAAAAACCCCACGAATCAAGGTCATAATTTTAGTGCCTGCAATAGCCTTACTAAAATTATAAATTAAATAAACAACAATGCCAATATCAATTAAGTGAAGTAAGGCGGTCCATGGACTAACAATCAGACTCGACCAATACCCCGCATCTAATAACTGGTTAAAGTTTAACATATCGTTCTCATACTTTCTAACTCATACATAGTAACGACTCCATTATACCATATTTTTTCCTATATTCTTTAGAAAACCATGACCATCCCATTAAAAAGATTACAGATTTACTGCGAAAATATGTCGAAGATCTGCATACTCTATTATAGAAAATCAAAAGGCTTTGTGTTAAAATAAGTCCATGAAAATAAATACATTACTAGGGATGATAGCAGGAAAAACTTCCCAATTTGTTTTAAGTAAACTCGGTCGTGGAACAACCTTGCCAGGAAAAATTGCTCTTGCATTCGATAAAGATATTCTAAACAGTTTGGCAAAGGATTATGAAATCGTTGTTATCACTGGCACAAATGGTAAAACTTTAACAACTGCGCTAACAGTCGGTATTCTTCAGGAGGCTTTTGGGGAAATTACCACTAACACCAGTGGAGCCAATATGATTACAGGGATTACGGCTACCTTTTTGTCTGCCCCCAAAAATAAAAATGGCAAAAAAATTGCTGTGTTGGAAATTGATGAAGCCAGTCTTACAAGAGTGACTGACTTTATCAAGCCAAGCCTGATTGTATTCACTAATATCTTCCGCGATCAGATGGATCGTTACGGTGAGATTTATACGACTTACCAGATGATCTTAGATGGAGCTGCAAAGGTACCAACCGCCACTATTTTAGCTAACGGTGACAGTCCGCTTTTCAACTCAACGACAATCATCAATCCAGTCAAATACTACGGTTTTGCGACAGAAGAACATGAGCCTCGCTTGGCCCATTACAATACCGAAGGCGTACTCTGTCCACATTGCCATCAAATTATTCGGTATAAGCTCAATACCTATGCAAATCTTGGAAGCTATACTTGTAGCAATTGTGAATTTAGCAGACCTGAATTAGATTATAAGCTGACCAAGCTCAAAGAAATCACCAATACTTCTTCTTCCTTTGTTATTGATGATCAAGACTATAGAATCAATATCGGTGGTCTCTACAATATTTACAACGCTCTTGCAGCAGTCAGTGTCGCAGAGTTCTTTGGGGTTCCATCTGAGAAAATTAAAGCTGGCTTTGACAAGAGTAAGGCGGTTTTTGGTCGTCAAGAGACCTTCAAACTAGGCAACAAGGACTGTACCCTCGTCCTCATTAAGAATCCGGTCGGTGCAACTCAGGCTATGGAGATGATAAAGTTAGCTCCTTATGAATTTAGCTTGTCTGTTCTTCTCAATGCTCATTATGCTGATGGTATTGATACTAGCTGGATATGGGATGCCGATTTTGAGCAGATTTCACAGATGAAGATTCCTCAAATTTTTGCAGGCGGAGTTCGTTCTTCAGAGATTGCTCGCCGTCTTCGCGTCACTGGTTATCCAGAAAATCAGATTGTTGAGAAGTCAAAATTGGAAGACATCATCAACTTGATTGAACACTCCAGCAGTCAACATGCTTACATACTAGCGACCTACACTGCCATGTTGGAATTCCGTGACTTACTAGCCCAGCGCCAAGCTGTTGGAAAGGAAATGAAATAATGGTTTATACTTCATTAAAAAGTCCCGATAGAGACTATCCTTACAAGCTCTATATTGCTCATCTCTACGGAGACTTGATGAATACTTACGGTGATAATGGCAATATCCTTATGCTCAAATATGTAGCAGAAAAGCTAGGAGCTCGTGTTCAGGTTGACATCGTCTCTCTGAAAGATGGCTTTGATAAAGAATTCTATGATATTGTCTTTTTCGGTGGTGGTCAAGACTATGAGCAATCTGTTCTAGCCAAGGATTTACCAACCAAGAAAGAAAGTCTAGCAGATTTCATCGAAAACGAAGGCGTTATGTTAGCTATCTGCGGTGGTTTCCAATTACTCGGACAATACTATATCGAGGCTAGTGGACGTAAAATTGAGGGCTTGGGAATTTTGGGACACTACACTCTCAATCAGACTAATAATCGCTATATTGGCGACATCAAAATCCATAATGATGAATTTGATGAAACCTACTATGGATTTGAAAACCATCAAGGGCGCACTTTTCTAGCGGATGACCAAAAACCACTGGGTAGGGTTATCTATGGAAATGGTAACAATAAGGAAGATGGCGGCGAAGGAATGCACTACAAAAACACCTTTGGCAGCTATTTTCACGGTCCCATACTCTCACGTAATGCCAATCTAGCTTATCGCTTGGTCACAACAGCCCTTCGGAAAAAATACGGACAAGCTATTCCACTTGCAAACTACGTAGACATTCTCAGTAAAGAAGTTGCAGAAGAATACAGCGATGTGAAGAGCAAGGCAGAGTTTGAGAGATGAGATTTCAGGAAAAACAAACTCATGCTTTGCGCAAATTAAACAGTTCTTGTAGATCTTTTCAATCTGTCATTTGACAACTAGAGATGACCAAGCACCACAACTAGTTTCCGAAACATGGATCATCTATCTTTTAAGATTGTTACTT from Streptococcus ruminantium includes:
- the gatD gene encoding lipid II isoglutaminyl synthase subunit GatD produces the protein MVYTSLKSPDRDYPYKLYIAHLYGDLMNTYGDNGNILMLKYVAEKLGARVQVDIVSLKDGFDKEFYDIVFFGGGQDYEQSVLAKDLPTKKESLADFIENEGVMLAICGGFQLLGQYYIEASGRKIEGLGILGHYTLNQTNNRYIGDIKIHNDEFDETYYGFENHQGRTFLADDQKPLGRVIYGNGNNKEDGGEGMHYKNTFGSYFHGPILSRNANLAYRLVTTALRKKYGQAIPLANYVDILSKEVAEEYSDVKSKAEFER